In Streptomyces dangxiongensis, one DNA window encodes the following:
- a CDS encoding Lrp/AsnC family transcriptional regulator gives MLNDLDERIVHALAEDARRSYADIGQMVGLSAPAVKRRVDRLRATGAITGFTVRVDPAALGWETEGYIEIYCRSNTSPETIQRGLERYQEVVAASTVTGDADAIAQVFASDMRHFERVLERIAGEPFVERTKSVLVLSPLLRRFSSGAPG, from the coding sequence GTGCTGAACGATCTCGACGAACGCATCGTGCACGCCCTCGCCGAGGACGCCCGCCGCTCCTACGCGGACATCGGGCAGATGGTCGGCCTGTCGGCCCCCGCCGTGAAACGCCGCGTGGACCGGCTGCGCGCCACCGGAGCCATCACCGGATTCACCGTCCGGGTGGACCCGGCGGCGCTCGGCTGGGAGACCGAGGGGTACATCGAGATCTACTGCCGGAGCAACACCTCTCCGGAGACCATCCAGCGGGGTCTGGAGCGCTACCAGGAGGTCGTGGCCGCGTCGACCGTCACCGGTGACGCGGACGCGATCGCCCAGGTGTTCGCCTCCGACATGCGCCACTTCGAACGCGTGCTGGAGCGGATCGCCGGCGAGCCCTTCGTGGAACGCACCAAGTCGGTGCTGGTGCTGTCGCCGCTGCTGCGACGGTTCTCCTCCGGCGCACCGGGGTGA
- a CDS encoding carbon-nitrogen hydrolase family protein, producing MRTALLQGSGRPGSIVENLKVLDEAAGRAAAAGAGLLATPEMFLTGYAIGDDIPRLAEPADGDSADAIAEIATRHGLAVAYGYPERDGETVYNSAQLISADGTRLANYRKTHLFGCFERDHFTPGEQHVVQAELNGLTVGLLICYDVEFPENVRAHALAGTDLLLVPTAQMHPYQFVAESMIPVRAFENQMYVAYVNRVGLEGEFEFVGLSVLAGPDGVARARAGRAEQLVLADADPAFLAASREANPYLQDRRPGLYGSLV from the coding sequence ATGCGCACCGCCCTGCTCCAAGGCTCCGGCCGCCCCGGTTCGATCGTCGAGAACCTCAAGGTCCTCGACGAGGCCGCGGGCCGGGCCGCCGCCGCGGGCGCGGGGCTGCTGGCCACGCCGGAGATGTTCCTCACCGGGTACGCGATCGGCGACGACATCCCCCGCCTCGCCGAGCCCGCCGACGGCGACTCCGCCGACGCGATCGCGGAGATCGCGACGCGGCACGGCCTGGCCGTCGCCTACGGCTACCCGGAGCGCGACGGCGAAACCGTCTACAACTCGGCGCAGCTCATCTCGGCCGACGGCACCCGGCTCGCGAACTACCGCAAGACCCATCTGTTCGGCTGCTTCGAGCGCGACCACTTCACGCCGGGCGAGCAACACGTCGTCCAGGCCGAGCTGAACGGCCTGACCGTCGGCCTGCTCATCTGCTACGACGTCGAGTTCCCGGAGAACGTCCGCGCCCACGCCCTGGCCGGCACCGACCTCCTCCTCGTCCCGACCGCGCAGATGCACCCGTACCAGTTCGTCGCCGAGTCGATGATCCCGGTGCGCGCCTTCGAGAACCAGATGTACGTCGCGTACGTCAACCGGGTCGGCCTGGAAGGGGAGTTCGAGTTCGTCGGGCTGTCCGTCCTCGCCGGACCCGACGGTGTGGCCCGCGCCCGCGCCGGCCGTGCCGAGCAGCTGGTGCTCGCCGACGCCGACCCCGCCTTCCTGGCCGCCTCCCGCGAGGCCAACCCGTACCTGCAGGACCGCCGCCCCGGTCTGTACGGGTCCCTCGTCTGA
- a CDS encoding flavin monoamine oxidase family protein → MTSTVPNAVEHTDEQQPPITMFGPDFPYAYDDFLAHPAGLGQIPATEHGTEVAVIGGGLSGIIAAYELMKMGLKPVVYEADQIGGRLRTVGFEGCDDSLTAEMGAMRFPPSSTALQHYIDLVGLETRPFPNPLAETTPSTVVDLKGESHYAETIDDLPQVYRDVAAAWGRCLEKGADFSDMNRAMRERDVPRIREIWAKLVEKLDNQTFYGFLCDSDAFKSFRHREIFGQVGFGTGGWDTDFPNSILEILRVVYTEADDHHRGIVGGSQQLPLRLWEREPEKIVHWPYGTSLKSLHVDGEPRPAVTRLHRTAGNQITVTDANGDIRTYQAAVFTAQSWMLLSKIACDDSLFPIDHWTAIERTHYMESSKLFVPVDRPFWLDKAVDDQGNPTGRDVMSMTLTDRMTRGTYLLDDGPDKPAVICLSYTWCDDSLKWLPLSANERMEVMLKSLGEIYPNVDIRKHIIGNPVTVSWENEPYFMGAFKANLPGHYRYQRRLFTHFMQDRLPEDKRGIFLAGDDISWTAGWAEGAVQTALNAVWGVMRHFGGTTDTTNPGPGDVYDEIAPVELPED, encoded by the coding sequence ATGACGTCCACGGTGCCCAACGCCGTCGAGCACACCGACGAGCAGCAGCCGCCGATCACCATGTTCGGCCCGGACTTCCCCTACGCCTACGACGACTTCCTCGCCCATCCGGCGGGCCTCGGCCAGATACCGGCCACCGAGCACGGCACCGAGGTCGCGGTCATCGGCGGCGGCCTGTCCGGCATCATCGCCGCCTACGAGCTGATGAAGATGGGACTCAAGCCCGTCGTCTACGAGGCCGACCAGATCGGCGGCCGGCTCCGCACGGTCGGCTTCGAGGGCTGCGACGACTCGCTGACCGCGGAGATGGGCGCCATGCGCTTCCCGCCGTCCTCCACCGCGCTCCAGCACTACATCGACCTGGTCGGTCTGGAGACCCGCCCCTTCCCCAACCCGCTGGCCGAGACGACCCCCTCGACCGTGGTCGACCTCAAGGGCGAGTCGCACTACGCCGAGACGATCGACGACCTGCCGCAGGTGTACCGGGACGTCGCCGCGGCCTGGGGCAGGTGCCTGGAGAAGGGCGCCGACTTCTCCGACATGAACCGCGCCATGCGCGAGCGGGACGTGCCGCGCATCCGTGAGATCTGGGCGAAGCTGGTCGAGAAGCTCGACAACCAGACGTTCTACGGCTTCCTCTGCGACTCCGACGCCTTCAAGTCCTTCCGGCACCGCGAGATCTTCGGCCAGGTCGGCTTCGGCACCGGCGGCTGGGACACCGACTTCCCGAATTCCATCCTGGAGATCCTGCGCGTCGTCTACACGGAGGCCGACGACCACCACCGCGGCATCGTCGGCGGCTCCCAGCAGCTACCGCTGCGCCTGTGGGAGCGCGAGCCCGAGAAGATCGTCCACTGGCCGTACGGCACCTCGCTGAAGTCCCTGCACGTGGACGGCGAGCCGCGCCCGGCCGTGACCCGGCTGCACCGCACCGCGGGCAACCAGATCACCGTGACGGACGCGAACGGCGACATCCGCACCTACCAGGCGGCCGTCTTCACCGCCCAGTCCTGGATGCTGCTGTCCAAGATCGCCTGTGACGACTCGCTCTTCCCGATCGACCACTGGACCGCGATCGAGCGCACGCACTACATGGAGTCCTCGAAGCTGTTCGTCCCGGTGGACCGGCCGTTCTGGCTGGACAAGGCCGTCGACGACCAGGGGAATCCGACCGGCCGGGACGTCATGTCGATGACGCTCACCGACCGCATGACCCGCGGCACCTACCTGCTGGACGACGGCCCGGACAAGCCCGCCGTGATCTGCCTGTCGTACACCTGGTGCGACGACAGCCTGAAGTGGCTGCCGCTGTCCGCGAACGAGCGGATGGAGGTCATGCTGAAGTCGCTCGGCGAGATCTACCCGAACGTCGACATCCGGAAGCACATCATCGGCAACCCGGTGACCGTCTCCTGGGAGAACGAGCCCTACTTCATGGGTGCGTTCAAGGCCAACCTGCCCGGCCACTACCGCTACCAGCGGCGCCTGTTCACCCACTTCATGCAGGACCGGCTGCCCGAGGACAAGCGGGGCATCTTCCTCGCCGGCGACGACATCTCCTGGACGGCCGGCTGGGCCGAGGGCGCCGTCCAGACCGCGCTGAACGCGGTCTGGGGCGTCATGCGCCACTTCGGCGGCACCACCGACACCACCAACCCGGGCCCGGGTGACGTCTACGACGAGATCGCGCCCGTGGAGCTTCCCGAGGACTGA
- a CDS encoding DUF5995 family protein has product MAQLEHFTTPVDAVVSRMRALGAVLPEGDGVGVFNRVYLAVTEEVGRCLGAGGFTDPCAAATLGARFAERYLTAVDAVAAGRRAPACWRPLFQLRHHPGVRPLQFALAGINAHIGHDLALALVDTCRALDCEPLDLEDEFDRVGDLLVSLEERIREDLMPGPDLLQIADPLTHLLGSWSLERARDATWTAARALWALRHRADVAEEFAERLDAAVGFAGRMLLTPLTD; this is encoded by the coding sequence ATGGCGCAGCTCGAGCACTTCACCACCCCCGTCGACGCCGTCGTCTCGCGGATGCGCGCGCTCGGCGCGGTCCTGCCCGAGGGGGACGGCGTCGGCGTGTTCAACCGGGTCTACCTCGCGGTCACCGAGGAGGTCGGCCGGTGTCTGGGCGCCGGGGGGTTCACGGACCCGTGCGCGGCGGCCACGCTGGGCGCGCGGTTCGCCGAGCGCTATCTGACGGCGGTGGACGCGGTCGCCGCGGGCCGCCGCGCGCCCGCCTGCTGGCGCCCGCTGTTCCAGCTCCGCCACCATCCCGGGGTACGGCCGCTGCAGTTCGCGCTGGCGGGGATCAACGCGCACATCGGGCATGACCTGGCGCTGGCCCTGGTGGACACGTGCCGCGCGCTCGACTGCGAACCCCTGGACCTGGAGGACGAGTTCGACCGCGTGGGCGATCTGCTCGTGTCCCTGGAGGAGCGCATCCGCGAGGATCTGATGCCGGGCCCCGACCTGCTCCAGATCGCCGACCCGCTCACCCATCTGCTGGGCTCCTGGAGCCTGGAGCGGGCCCGGGACGCCACCTGGACGGCGGCCCGCGCCCTGTGGGCGCTGCGTCACCGCGCCGACGTCGCCGAGGAGTTCGCCGAACGGCTGGACGCGGCGGTGGGCTTCGCGGGACGGATGCTGCTGACGCCGCTGACGGACTGA
- a CDS encoding uracil-xanthine permease family protein yields the protein MDLGVRWKLHGDGRTPAPGAVVRPDERLSWPRTVGLGAQHVVAMFGASFVAPVLMGLDPNLAIMMSGVATVIFLLATRGRVPSYLGCSLSFVGVAAVIRAQGGTSATVTGAVLVVGAVLFLVGLAVRHFGARIIHAAMPPIVTGAVVMLIGFNLAPVTASTYWPQDQWTALLVMLFTGLAVVCLRGFWSRIAIFLGLVFGYGVSWASDRVFGRIHSVDASGKLTDHWRLDLSGVSRADWIGLPSFHGPSFQWSAILVALPVVIALVAENAGHVKAVGEMTGDPLDDQLGTAISADGVASVLSTAVGGPPNTTYSENIGVMAATRVYSTAAYWAAAGFALLFGVCPKFGAVVAAVPGGVLGGITVILYGMIGLLGAQIWNNAGVDLRNPLNLVPAAAGIIIGVGNVTMKFTDTFSLSGIALGTLVVITGYHALRAFAPAHLKNQEPLLDEGTSSYDAERGRAEP from the coding sequence ATGGACCTCGGCGTGCGCTGGAAACTGCACGGTGACGGGCGCACGCCCGCGCCCGGAGCAGTGGTACGCCCCGACGAACGGCTCTCCTGGCCCCGGACCGTGGGCCTGGGCGCCCAGCACGTGGTCGCGATGTTCGGCGCCTCCTTCGTGGCGCCCGTGCTGATGGGCCTGGACCCGAACCTCGCGATCATGATGTCGGGCGTGGCGACCGTGATCTTCCTGCTCGCCACCCGCGGCCGGGTGCCCAGCTACCTGGGCTGCTCCCTGTCGTTCGTGGGGGTGGCCGCGGTCATCCGCGCCCAGGGCGGGACGAGCGCGACCGTCACCGGTGCCGTCCTCGTCGTCGGCGCCGTGCTGTTCCTCGTGGGACTCGCCGTGCGGCACTTCGGCGCGCGGATCATCCACGCGGCCATGCCGCCCATCGTCACCGGCGCGGTCGTGATGCTGATCGGCTTCAACCTCGCCCCGGTGACCGCCTCCACCTACTGGCCGCAGGACCAGTGGACCGCCCTGCTCGTGATGCTGTTCACCGGCCTCGCGGTGGTCTGCCTGCGCGGCTTCTGGTCCCGGATCGCGATCTTCCTGGGCCTGGTCTTCGGGTACGGCGTCTCCTGGGCGTCCGACCGCGTCTTCGGCAGGATCCACTCGGTGGACGCGAGCGGCAAGCTCACCGACCACTGGCGGCTCGACCTCTCCGGCGTCTCCCGGGCCGACTGGATCGGCCTGCCCTCCTTCCACGGGCCGTCCTTCCAGTGGTCGGCGATCCTGGTCGCGCTGCCCGTCGTCATCGCCCTGGTCGCGGAGAACGCGGGGCACGTCAAGGCGGTCGGCGAGATGACCGGCGACCCGCTGGACGACCAGCTCGGCACGGCGATCTCGGCGGACGGCGTCGCCTCCGTGCTGTCGACCGCGGTGGGCGGCCCGCCCAACACCACCTACTCCGAGAACATCGGCGTGATGGCCGCGACCCGCGTCTACTCCACCGCCGCCTACTGGGCCGCCGCCGGTTTCGCACTGCTCTTCGGCGTGTGCCCCAAGTTCGGCGCGGTCGTCGCCGCAGTCCCGGGCGGCGTCCTCGGCGGCATCACCGTCATCCTGTACGGCATGATCGGCCTGCTCGGCGCCCAGATCTGGAACAACGCCGGGGTGGACCTGCGCAACCCGCTGAACCTGGTGCCGGCCGCCGCGGGCATCATCATCGGCGTCGGCAACGTCACCATGAAGTTCACCGACACCTTCAGCCTCAGCGGCATCGCGCTCGGCACCCTGGTCGTCATCACCGGCTACCACGCCCTGCGCGCCTTCGCCCCGGCCCACCTGAAGAACCAGGAGCCGCTGCTGGACGAGGGCACGTCCTCCTACGACGCGGAGCGCGGGCGCGCCGAGCCGTAG
- a CDS encoding acyl-CoA thioesterase, whose product MTAPAPTAPAVSHGRLVPVTVHFDDLDALGLLHNARYPLMVERAWTELWNEHGIRFDGDWTAAGDACNAVKELRITYEAPVTRPGPYAVHLWLERLGNTGLTYGFRFCSADGTETYAHGTRVLVRLDATTMRPAPWSETFRAAGRALLRPAD is encoded by the coding sequence GTGACCGCACCGGCCCCGACCGCCCCCGCCGTCTCCCACGGCCGGCTGGTCCCCGTCACCGTCCACTTCGACGACCTCGACGCGCTCGGGCTGCTGCACAACGCCCGCTACCCGCTGATGGTCGAGCGGGCCTGGACCGAGCTGTGGAACGAGCACGGCATCCGCTTCGACGGCGACTGGACGGCGGCCGGGGACGCCTGCAACGCGGTGAAGGAACTGCGGATCACCTACGAGGCCCCGGTGACCCGCCCCGGCCCGTACGCCGTCCACCTGTGGCTGGAACGGCTCGGTAACACCGGCCTCACCTACGGCTTCCGGTTCTGCTCGGCGGACGGCACCGAGACCTACGCCCACGGCACCCGGGTGCTGGTCCGGCTGGACGCCACGACCATGCGTCCCGCGCCCTGGAGCGAGACCTTCAGGGCCGCGGGGCGGGCACTGCTGCGGCCTGCGGACTGA
- a CDS encoding MFS transporter has translation MSDVGHARGEVRRARYAVAAVFAVHGAVTGTFATRVPWVQDHTSIGAGQLGFALAFTAFGASCAMPLAGRISHRFGSRTALRGLLALWTLSLVLPSFAPNLVTLCLAMFTYGATAGMADVAMNALGVEVERLLDKSIMSGLHGMWSAGALVGSAAGTLAAHLGSDARLHFVVASAVLTAFGLVACSWVLDLQPAQDEEPPPRFALPPRSALLIGAVGFCAVFAEGASLDWSAVFLRDRLDTSAGPAAASTTAFMLTMAVARVAGDAVVNRFGAVRTVRAGGALAVLGGLLVVLAGHPALAMGGFALMGLGIAVVVPLCFAAAGHAGPNPSQAIAGVATITYTSGLIAPGLIGGVAQATSLVVSFCVVTVLASGLAVFAGVLRTAERGGRTEVSPQAAAVPAPRP, from the coding sequence ATGAGCGACGTGGGCCACGCGCGTGGCGAGGTCAGGCGCGCCCGGTACGCCGTGGCGGCCGTCTTCGCGGTGCACGGCGCCGTGACCGGCACGTTCGCGACACGCGTTCCGTGGGTCCAGGACCACACCTCGATCGGCGCCGGTCAGCTTGGCTTCGCGCTGGCCTTCACGGCGTTCGGCGCCTCGTGCGCGATGCCGCTGGCGGGCCGGATCAGCCACCGCTTCGGCAGCCGTACGGCGCTGCGCGGGCTGCTGGCACTGTGGACGCTGTCCCTCGTGCTGCCGTCCTTCGCGCCGAACCTGGTCACCCTCTGCCTGGCGATGTTCACCTACGGCGCGACCGCGGGCATGGCCGACGTGGCCATGAACGCGCTCGGCGTCGAGGTCGAGCGGCTGCTCGACAAGTCGATCATGTCGGGCCTGCACGGCATGTGGAGCGCGGGCGCCCTGGTCGGCTCGGCGGCCGGCACCCTCGCCGCGCACCTCGGCTCGGACGCGCGCCTGCACTTCGTGGTGGCGTCGGCCGTCCTGACCGCGTTCGGCCTGGTGGCCTGCTCCTGGGTGCTGGACCTCCAGCCCGCGCAGGACGAGGAGCCGCCGCCCCGGTTCGCCCTGCCGCCCCGCTCGGCGCTGCTGATCGGCGCGGTCGGCTTCTGCGCGGTGTTCGCGGAGGGTGCGAGCCTGGACTGGTCGGCGGTGTTCCTGCGCGACCGGCTGGACACTTCGGCCGGTCCGGCGGCCGCCTCGACGACCGCGTTCATGCTGACCATGGCCGTGGCCCGGGTCGCCGGGGACGCGGTGGTGAACCGGTTCGGGGCGGTGCGGACGGTCCGCGCCGGCGGGGCGCTGGCCGTACTGGGCGGCCTGCTCGTCGTCCTCGCCGGGCATCCCGCGCTGGCGATGGGCGGGTTCGCGCTGATGGGCCTCGGGATCGCGGTGGTCGTACCGCTGTGCTTCGCGGCGGCCGGGCACGCCGGGCCGAACCCCAGCCAGGCGATCGCGGGCGTGGCGACCATCACCTACACGTCGGGACTGATCGCGCCGGGTCTGATCGGCGGGGTGGCGCAGGCGACCAGCCTGGTGGTGTCGTTCTGCGTGGTGACGGTGCTGGCGTCCGGGCTCGCGGTGTTCGCGGGCGTGCTGCGCACCGCTGAGCGCGGGGGTCGTACGGAGGTCAGTCCGCAGGCCGCAGCAGTGCCCGCCCCGCGGCCCTGA
- a CDS encoding ROK family transcriptional regulator: MPATPSTARAINDRLALRLLQQEGPLTAGRLKQLTGLSRPTVADLVDRLTAAGLITVVGESGEQRRGPNARLYGIVAGRAHLAALDVRTAGVVVLVSDLLGRVLAEGSVPIGGDAGTGTAVEQAVAAVERTAEEAGAERLHTVGIGAPGLIDPVTGDLRDSAGLPAWHRSLATALQERLPGARVTVENETNLAALAEQREGAARDRDTFVLLWLGHGVGAAVVLDGALRRGASGGTGEIGFLPVPGTDSLPSARDCGGGFHALTGAAALTSLATRCGLPTPPTTDGAGAAAVVRGAVAEVTGAGARSGDGVPGAGPVGLVTGEEVPGVMTEVLGGTGGGPSHRFLRLLADRVAVGVASVVAVLDPGCVVLGGEVGRAGGAVLAGLVEERLRAMSPLRTEVRASGLGGAAVLRGALLTARDRAQDELFAPPERPAP; encoded by the coding sequence ATGCCCGCAACACCCAGCACCGCCCGGGCCATCAACGACCGGCTTGCCCTGCGGCTGTTGCAGCAGGAAGGCCCGCTCACCGCGGGGCGGCTGAAGCAACTGACCGGACTGTCCCGGCCCACGGTCGCCGACCTCGTCGACCGGCTCACCGCCGCCGGGCTGATCACGGTGGTCGGCGAGTCCGGAGAGCAGCGCCGGGGCCCCAACGCCCGGCTCTACGGCATCGTCGCCGGTCGCGCCCACCTCGCCGCCCTCGACGTCCGCACCGCGGGCGTCGTCGTCCTGGTCTCCGACCTCCTCGGGCGGGTGCTCGCCGAGGGCTCCGTGCCGATCGGCGGGGACGCCGGCACCGGGACCGCGGTGGAGCAGGCGGTGGCCGCGGTGGAACGGACCGCCGAGGAGGCGGGGGCGGAGCGCCTGCACACCGTCGGCATCGGCGCCCCCGGCCTCATCGACCCGGTCACCGGAGACCTCCGCGACTCCGCCGGCCTGCCCGCCTGGCACCGCAGCCTCGCCACCGCCCTCCAGGAACGGCTGCCCGGCGCCCGCGTCACCGTCGAGAACGAGACCAACCTGGCCGCCCTGGCCGAACAGCGCGAGGGTGCCGCCCGCGATCGCGACACCTTCGTCCTGCTCTGGCTCGGGCACGGCGTCGGCGCCGCGGTCGTCCTGGACGGCGCTCTGCGCCGCGGGGCCTCCGGCGGCACCGGCGAGATCGGCTTCCTGCCGGTCCCGGGCACGGACTCCCTGCCGTCGGCCAGGGACTGCGGCGGCGGCTTCCACGCCCTCACGGGGGCGGCGGCCCTCACGTCCCTCGCGACCCGGTGCGGACTCCCGACACCGCCCACGACGGACGGAGCGGGGGCCGCGGCGGTCGTACGGGGGGCGGTGGCGGAGGTGACGGGGGCGGGTGCCAGGTCGGGGGACGGGGTGCCGGGGGCCGGGCCGGTGGGCCTGGTGACCGGGGAGGAGGTGCCCGGCGTGATGACCGAGGTGCTCGGTGGTACCGGCGGGGGCCCCTCGCACCGCTTCCTCCGCCTCCTGGCAGACCGGGTCGCCGTCGGCGTCGCCTCCGTCGTGGCCGTACTGGACCCCGGGTGTGTGGTGCTCGGCGGGGAGGTCGGCCGGGCCGGGGGAGCGGTGCTCGCCGGGCTGGTGGAGGAGCGGCTGCGGGCCATGTCGCCCCTGCGCACCGAGGTACGGGCGAGCGGCCTGGGCGGTGCGGCCGTGCTGCGCGGCGCGCTGCTCACCGCCAGGGACCGGGCACAGGACGAACTGTTCGCACCGCCCGAGCGCCCGGCCCCATGA
- a CDS encoding SDR family oxidoreductase, whose product MTTILVTGGTGTLGRLVTERLRADGHEVRVLSRHTQPYAVDLREGGTGLDAALEGVRTVVHCASSPRGGDERAARNLIAAARRAGVDHLAYISIVGVDRVPFGYYRSKLAVERQIEESGLGWSVLRATQFHDLLVTLFQALVKAPVLVIPAGVSDQPVEVAEVADRLAVLALGAPAGRVPDLGGPEVRTLESLARAYLRATGRRRAVARVPLFGKAYRAFRTGGHVTPDRAEGKVTFEEYLSRRFGQVGD is encoded by the coding sequence ATGACCACGATTCTGGTGACCGGTGGAACCGGAACGCTCGGCCGGCTGGTCACGGAGCGGCTGCGGGCGGACGGGCATGAGGTACGGGTACTCAGCCGGCACACCCAGCCGTACGCCGTCGACCTGCGCGAGGGCGGTACCGGGCTCGACGCGGCCCTGGAGGGGGTGCGGACGGTCGTGCACTGCGCCAGTTCGCCCCGGGGCGGTGACGAGCGGGCCGCCCGGAACCTGATCGCGGCGGCCCGGCGGGCCGGGGTGGACCATCTCGCCTACATCTCCATCGTCGGCGTCGACCGCGTGCCGTTCGGCTACTACCGGAGCAAGCTCGCGGTGGAGCGGCAGATCGAGGAGTCGGGGCTCGGCTGGAGCGTGCTGCGCGCGACACAGTTCCACGACCTGCTGGTCACGCTCTTCCAGGCCCTCGTGAAGGCGCCGGTGCTGGTGATCCCGGCGGGCGTGTCGGACCAGCCGGTCGAGGTCGCCGAGGTGGCCGACCGGCTCGCCGTCCTGGCGCTCGGCGCGCCGGCCGGACGGGTACCGGACCTGGGCGGCCCCGAGGTCCGCACGCTTGAGTCCCTCGCCCGCGCCTACCTGCGGGCCACCGGCCGACGCCGGGCCGTGGCCCGCGTACCGCTGTTCGGGAAGGCCTACCGCGCCTTCCGCACGGGCGGCCACGTCACCCCGGACCGGGCGGAGGGCAAGGTCACCTTCGAGGAGTACTTGTCCCGGCGCTTCGGCCAGGTCGGGGACTGA